The following are encoded in a window of Salinibacter ruber DSM 13855 genomic DNA:
- the folE gene encoding GTP cyclohydrolase I FolE, whose amino-acid sequence MAEKKIQSSGLRTNGSADGMPPKLYERRDIYDEETSEALSEHIEAILDILGEDADREGLADTPERVARAYQFLMHGYALDPKDILRQALFEEAYDEMILVKDIEVYSMCEHHMLPFYGKAHVAYIPDGQIVGLSKIPRTVEVFARRLQVQERLTLQIRNAIDEVVDPMGTAVVIEAKHLCMMMRGAEKQNSATTTSSVSGEFNNHATRDEFMRLIDAE is encoded by the coding sequence ATGGCTGAGAAAAAGATCCAATCGAGCGGGCTGCGCACCAACGGCTCCGCCGACGGCATGCCGCCGAAACTCTACGAGCGGCGCGACATCTACGACGAAGAGACCTCCGAGGCCCTCAGCGAGCACATCGAGGCCATCCTCGACATCCTGGGCGAAGACGCAGACCGGGAGGGGCTCGCCGACACCCCCGAGCGCGTCGCCCGCGCCTATCAGTTTTTGATGCACGGGTACGCCCTCGACCCGAAGGACATCCTGCGCCAGGCCCTCTTCGAAGAGGCCTACGACGAGATGATTCTCGTCAAGGACATCGAGGTGTACTCGATGTGCGAGCACCACATGCTGCCGTTTTACGGCAAGGCCCACGTGGCCTACATCCCGGACGGCCAGATTGTGGGACTCAGCAAAATCCCGCGGACGGTCGAGGTCTTCGCCCGGCGCCTGCAGGTGCAGGAGCGCCTTACGCTCCAGATCCGAAACGCCATCGACGAGGTGGTCGACCCCATGGGCACGGCTGTCGTCATCGAGGCGAAGCACCTCTGCATGATGATGCGGGGGGCCGAAAAGCAGAACTCGGCGACCACCACCAGCTCGGTGAGCGGCGAGTTTAACAATCACGCCACCCGGGACGAGTTCATGCGCTTGATCGACGCCGAGTAG
- a CDS encoding SDR family oxidoreductase has translation MIVVVTGASQGIGQAIAEAFAAEYDARVALAARTRTALEQTADACRTRGGTPLVLPTDVTDDAAVADLAAAVHEEWGPPDVLVNNAGAFTDTPLDELTLEGFRDQIDVNLTSAFAVTTAFLPAMRERGEGHLFFMGSVASLMAYPGNAGYCAAKHGLRGLARTVRAETKDEGLRVTTVLPGATDTPTWDGAGVAEERLMAPEDVAQSVVDAYRLSDRTVLEELLLRPQEGDV, from the coding sequence ATGATCGTCGTCGTCACGGGCGCGAGCCAGGGCATCGGCCAGGCCATCGCGGAGGCGTTCGCTGCGGAATACGATGCACGGGTGGCCCTGGCAGCGCGGACCCGCACCGCCCTGGAGCAGACCGCCGATGCCTGCCGGACGCGGGGCGGCACGCCGCTCGTGCTCCCCACCGACGTGACCGACGACGCGGCGGTGGCCGACCTGGCGGCGGCCGTGCATGAGGAGTGGGGCCCGCCGGACGTGCTGGTCAACAACGCCGGGGCGTTCACCGACACGCCCCTCGACGAGCTGACCCTGGAGGGCTTCCGCGACCAGATCGACGTCAACCTCACGAGCGCCTTCGCCGTGACGACGGCGTTTCTGCCCGCGATGCGCGAACGGGGCGAGGGGCACCTTTTCTTCATGGGCTCGGTGGCGTCCCTGATGGCCTACCCCGGCAACGCCGGCTACTGTGCCGCCAAGCACGGCCTCCGCGGGCTCGCCCGGACCGTCCGTGCGGAGACGAAGGACGAGGGCCTCCGCGTGACCACGGTGCTGCCCGGCGCCACCGACACGCCCACCTGGGACGGGGCTGGCGTTGCGGAGGAGCGGCTCATGGCCCCGGAGGACGTGGCCCAGTCCGTGGTGGACGCCTACCGCCTCTCCGACCGCACGGTGCTCGAGGAGCTGCTCCTCCGGCCGCAGGAAGGGGACGTGTGA
- a CDS encoding DUF4442 domain-containing protein: MANANPFARIADRYDGTPPRLRPPLVTQAVGEVIPFVDTAGCFVEAYTPRRVAVRLDNEERLHNHLGGLHAAALALLAETATGLVVALNVPDGSSPLLRTMDISFENFARDAVQAEATLTDAETSQVRSRPLGQIAVDVALTAPDDDTTLVAGTLTWAWVPEARLVDEGER, encoded by the coding sequence ATGGCCAACGCCAATCCGTTCGCCCGCATCGCCGACCGATACGACGGGACGCCCCCACGCCTGCGGCCGCCCCTCGTCACCCAGGCCGTGGGCGAGGTGATCCCGTTCGTCGACACCGCCGGATGCTTCGTCGAGGCGTACACCCCGCGCCGCGTCGCCGTCCGCCTCGACAACGAGGAGCGCCTCCACAACCACCTCGGCGGGCTCCACGCCGCGGCCCTCGCCCTCCTGGCCGAAACCGCGACCGGGCTCGTCGTGGCCCTCAACGTGCCGGACGGCTCCTCGCCCCTGCTGCGCACGATGGACATCTCGTTCGAGAATTTCGCGCGGGACGCCGTGCAGGCGGAGGCCACCCTCACCGACGCCGAAACGAGCCAGGTCCGCTCCCGGCCCCTGGGCCAGATTGCGGTGGACGTGGCGCTTACGGCCCCGGACGACGACACGACGCTCGTCGCCGGCACGCTGACGTGGGCGTGGGTCCCGGAGGCGCGGCTCGTGGACGAGGGCGAGCGCTGA
- a CDS encoding YiiD C-terminal domain-containing protein: MPNPSLKDTALDELERLITEKMPITEHLEFELAADEQGRLRASAPLKPNANHMGSAFGGSLSMLATVTGWAMMHQLVQDAMHDAMEDMRERVEVMIQESDIEYLQPVYENISVVCEPPDEDAQERFQEMLDRWGRARIELECKINEAGERAVTFIGQYVALDRGEEQGDGAPFHMESCDPADL; the protein is encoded by the coding sequence ATGCCCAACCCGTCGCTCAAAGATACCGCTCTCGACGAACTGGAGCGCCTCATCACCGAGAAGATGCCCATCACGGAGCATCTCGAGTTCGAGCTTGCCGCGGACGAGCAGGGCCGCCTGCGCGCCTCCGCCCCCCTGAAACCGAATGCCAACCACATGGGCAGCGCGTTCGGGGGCAGCCTCAGCATGCTGGCCACGGTCACCGGCTGGGCGATGATGCACCAGCTCGTGCAGGACGCGATGCACGACGCGATGGAGGACATGCGGGAACGGGTGGAGGTCATGATCCAGGAAAGCGACATCGAGTACCTGCAGCCCGTCTACGAAAACATCTCGGTGGTCTGCGAGCCCCCGGACGAGGACGCTCAGGAGCGGTTTCAGGAAATGCTGGACCGCTGGGGACGAGCACGGATCGAGTTGGAGTGCAAAATCAACGAGGCGGGGGAGCGGGCCGTCACCTTCATCGGCCAGTACGTGGCCCTCGACCGGGGCGAAGAGCAAGGCGACGGGGCCCCGTTCCACATGGAGAGCTGCGACCCCGCGGACCTGTAG